The Vicinamibacterales bacterium genomic interval GCTCAGGCCGTAGGTGACCTGCTGCGTGGGCGCGCTGCCGCCGAAGGTCACGCCCAGGTACGGCGTCAGCAGCCAGTCGGCCCGCGCGTCGCGCACCGGGACGGCGGTGAGGGCGGCCGTCAGGATGGAGAGAGCAATCACACGGCTACGCATACGGTTCTCCTCGCTCGAGCGTGGGTGGGCAATGCCCTTCCACATGTGGCGAGCCCCCGCCACACTCACATCCCGCGGCGGCGGCACCACGCCCGCAGTGCAGTGGAGGTTCAAGGCGCGTGCCACGACCGACGGGCCCTGCCGCCTGGAACGCCCCTTGCTCATTCCCGGGCATTCCACGCCCGGCCGCCGACGGCGCGGGCGTTCGACAGGAGGAGGACCCAATGAAGGCACTCGGCGGGATTCTGGTGGTGCTCGGACTCGTGGCGCTCATTTACGGCGGCATCTCGTGGACGCGCAAGGACACGGTGGTCGACGCGGGGCCCATCGAGGTCACGACCGACAAGACCGAGTCGGTACCACTGCCGCCGCTGGCCGGCCTGGCCCTCTTCGCGGGCGGCGTCGTCCTGCTGGTCAGGAAGTGAGGGCGTGATGATGCGACGACTCCTTTTCGCAGCGTTGTGCCTGACCGCCGTTGCGCCGGGCGCCTCGGCGCAGGAGACGGCCACCGTGGTGAAACGCGACGGCACCCACGTCACGGGACGGTTCGAGGCGTGGAACCGCCAGACGAACATCCTCTACCTGCGGCTGTCGCTCGCCGACCAGCGGCGCATCCCGCTGGGCGAGGCCGCCGTGATCGAGGTTGGCGGCGAGCCGCGTGCGCTGCCGGCGAGCGAGCTCGCGCTGGCCGGCGGCGACGATCACGTGCTGGTGCCCCGGGGCGGCGACCCGATCGTCGGGCGGCTCGTGAACATCGAGGGCGGTGAAGGCTCGAGCCAGGAGGAGGAGCGGCGCGTCGTGTCGTTCCGCACCACGGGCGGCACCGAGGTGCGGCGGCCGTTCGACGAGGTCCAGCGCCTCTATCTCGGACACGTGCCCTCCACGCTGACGCCGGTGGCCAACGACACGCCCATCGAGGAGCCGACGCTGGCGCCCGGCGCCGTGCGGGTGCCGGCCACGAGCGGCTGGGTGCCGACGGGCATCGTCGTTTCCAAGGGGGACTACGTGCAGTTCGAGGCGAACGGCGTCGTGCAGCTCTCGTCGAACCCCGAGGATCGCGGCGGCCCGGCAGGCGCCTATTCAGCCCGCCGAGCGCCTGACGCGCCGGCGCCCGGTGAGCCGGCCGGCGCCCTCATCGGCCGGATCGGCACGGGCGTGCCCTTCGGCATCGGCGACCAGACGGCGCCCCTGCCGATCGCCGACGCCGGCCAACTCTTCCTGAGGGTGAACGACGGCCACGAGGCCGACAACGCGGGCGCGTTCGGCGTCTCGATGCGCGTCATCCGCCGGCGCTGATCCGGACCGCGGTCTCCGCGGCCCGGTCCGGCCCCACCGACGAGTCCCGCCACGGCCACACGGGCGGGACTCGTCACGTACGGCCTCGGCGACCGCGCCCGCCCGAGGGCTGGCACCCCCGCTACCCAGATCGGACCGTGGCTTGCCCATCCGTGGGCCGCCAGTGGTCTTGGCGCCCCTTCCAGACCGCCCGCCGGGGGCCGTCCGTCCCGCGAAGCCGCGGCACGCCGGTTGCACTGCGTCGACCACGACGGCTGGCGCCGCGGTGGGTGCGGCCAGCGGCAAGGAGACCGACCATGGCGCACGCGCTCAAGCACGCGGGAGACCCTCTTCACCAGCAGGCTCGCCAGGAGGAGCTCAAGCGCATCCTGGAGGACCGGCGCGATCTGCTCAACACGGAGTTGAGCGGCCGGCTGCGCGGCGTGCGCGCCGAGATCGGTTCGCGCCCGAACGACGGCCAGGACTTCGGCGAGATCGCGGACACGGACATGCAGGACGACATCCAGTTCGCCCTGCTCGAGATGAAGGCCGAGACGCTCAACAAGGTGCACGAGGCGCTCACACGGCTCGAGTACGGACGCTATGGCCATTGCCGCGAGTGCGGCGGCGAGATCGCCGAGGCGCGGCTCCGCGCCCTGCCCTTCGCCCTCCGCTGCACGGACTGCGAGGCCGCGCGCGAAACGACGGACCAGCGGATGCGCGCCCAGGCGCGGCGCGCCCCGCTCTTCGAGATCGGCGCCTGACGCCCTGCCCCCTCACACTTCGAAGGAGCCACGGACATGCGGAAGCGAGTCAACACGGTGAGCGCGCAGTGGGTGCGGCTGATGGGCGCGGCGCGGGAACGCTGGGATCGGCTGACCGACGAGGACCTCCAGGCGGTCCGCGGCAACTCGGAGCGCCTGATCAGCCTGCTGCAGGATCGCTACGGATACGCCCGCGACCAGGCGCTGAGGGAGCTGATCGCCTGGCGCCGCGCCCTCAGCGCCGCCGTGCCGGCCTGAGGGACGTCCTGGCGGGCAGGAAGGGCGCTGGCCGGCCGAACCGCCTGGAGTATCCTCGCCAGCAAGGATGCATCCCGTTCCGTCGGACCCGCCAGAACACTTGTGGCTCGATGCCCGGCTGATGCTCCGGTCCATCGTGGACACGTCGGAAGACGCCATCGTCACCAAGAACACGGATGGCGTGGTGATGACGTGGAACGCGTCGGCCGAGCGGATGTTCGGCTACTCCGCCGCGGAGGCGGTCGGCCGGCACGTCTCGCTCATCATCCCCGAGGATCGACGCGACGAGGAGGTGGACATCATGGCGCGGCTCCGCGCCGGGCTCCTCGTCCGCCGTTTCGAGACCATCCGGCGCCGCCGCGACGGCAGCCTGGTGCACGTCGAGCTCAGCATCTCGCCGATCCGCGACTCGGCAGGCGCGCTCGTCGGCGCCAGCAAGATCGCCCGGGACCTCACCGACCGACGGCGCGCCGAGGCGGCGCTCCTGGCCGAGGAGAGCCGCTTCCGCACGCTGGCCGACAACATCTCGCAGCTCGCCTGGATGGCCGACCCGACGGGATGGATCTTCTGGTACAACCGCCGCTGGTTCGAGTACACGGGCACGACGCTCGACCAGATGCAGGGATGGGGCTGGCGGGCCGTGCACCACGCCGATCACGTGGAGCGCGTGGTGTCGCGGATCCAGCACTCGTGGGACACCGGCGAGCCGTGGGAGGACACCTTCCCGCTGCGCGGCGCCGACGGCGAGTTCCGGTGGTTCCTGTCGCGCGCCCTGCCCATTCGTGACTCCGGCGGCGCGATCGTGCGGTGGTTCGGCACCAACACCGACATCACCGAGCTGCTGCGCCTGGAATCCGAGCTGACCGACGCCAACCGGCGCAAGGACACCTTCCTCGCCATGCTGTCGCACGAGCTCCGCAATCCGCTCGGCGCGATCCGCACGTCGGTCGCGGTGGCCAAGGCCTCGCAGCACGATCCGCGCGCGCTCGGACGCGCGTTGGACGTCGTCCAGCGGCAGTCCGCGCACGTCGCCCGCCTGGTCGGCGACCTGCTCGACGTGAGCCGGATCACGAGCGAGCGGCTCACGCTGCACCTGCAGGAGGCGGACCTGGCCGTCATCGTGCGCGACGCAGTGGACATGATGACGCCGGCCTTCGAATCCGCGGGCGTGGCCCTGTCGGTGGCCGTGCCGGAGGCGCCCGTGCCCGTGCGCGTCGACTCCGCCCGGGTGCAGCAGATGATTGGGAACCTCCTCTCGAACGCCGCGCGCTACACGCCCGCCGGGGGGCAGGCGTGGTTGACGGTGACCTGCGAGGCGGACGCCATTGCCATCGCCGTGCGGGACACGGGCGAGGGCATCGAGCCCGGACGACTCGAGGCGATCTTCGAGCTGTTCGTGCAGGGTGAGCTCGACAGCCGCCGCCACCAGCCGGGACTGGGCATCGGGCTCTCGCTCGTCCGCCACCTCGCCCGGCTGCACGGCGGATCGGCGTGGGCCGAAAGCGAGGGGCCCGGCCGGGGAACGACCGTCAGGATTCGCATGCCCCGGCACGCCGCGCCCGTCGACGGACGAGCTCCGGACGGGGCGGCGCCTGCCGACGACGACGCGCCGGCGGCGACGCCCGCGCCCGTGCGGCGCGTGCTCCTCGTCGACGACGACGTGGACAGCGTCGAGGCCTTCGCCGCGCTCCTGCGGCTCCACGGCCACCACGTGAGCGTGGCCACCTCCGGCGAGGACGCGCTGTCGATCCTGGCGGACGCGGCGCCGCACGTGATCTTCGTCGACATCGGCCTGCCGGGCATCGACGGGTGCGAGACGTGCCGGCGGATGCGGGCGGCCGGCGTGACGTCCGTGATCGCGGCGCTGACCGGCTGGGGGCAGCAGCACGATCGGCGGCGCACGGCCGAGGCCGGTTTCGACCACCACCTCGTCAAGCCCGTGGACCCGGCCGAGGTGCTGGCGCTGGTGCACGAGGACCGGTCGCAGCCGTAGGGCGCCGGGCACCGTTCTTGCCCCTCAGGGCACGGGAAGGCGATTCGGCACGGCCGGATGTCGCCTGGTATCCACGAAGGAGGTTCCCGTGCCCTATCTGAGCAAGTTCATCCACACGGTGTCGGCGGCCAGCCTCGTGCTGGTGGCGGCGGCGCCCGCGGCCCTGGCGGGCGACGCGAACACCGAGACCGAGCGGCTCCAGACGTCGGCGGTGGTGCTGCGCGAGCTCGTCGACACGCCCGACGACGCCATCCCCCAGCACATCCTCGACCGCGCCGAGGCGGTCGTCGTGATCCCCACGCTCGTCAAGGGCGGCTTCATCCTCGGCGCCGAGCACGGCAAGGGCGTGATGAGCGTGCGCGACCGCGCCACCGGCCACTGGAGCCTGCCGTCGTTCGTGCAGATCACGGGCGGCAGCATCGGGTGGCAGATCGGCGTGCAGTCAACCGACCTCGTGCTGCTCGTGATGAACGCCGACGGCGTCGACGATCTCCTGCGCTCCGAGTTCAAGCTCGGGGCGAACGCGTCGGTGGCCGCCGGCCCGGTCGGCCGATCGGCCGAGGCCTCGACCGACGCCACGATGAGCGCGAAGATTCTGGCGTACTCGCGGTCGCAAGGCCTGTTCGCGGGCCTCAGCCTGCAGGGCGCGGCGCTCAGGGACGACGCGGACGCCAACGGCGACTTCTACGGACGCGAGCAGTCTGCGCGCGAGGTCTTCGCGATGCCCACGACACCCGCGCCCCCGGCCGCCACGGCGTGGCTGAGCGCGCTCACGTCCATCGCCCCGTTCTCACGGTGACCGCGCTCGACGCCGGCGCCCGCCCGCGCCCGCGTCCGCGCTTCCACGCCCGCAGCTCACGGCGGCGGGCCTTCAACCCCGAGGACCCGCCGATGCCCGCACCGACCACCATCGAACCGCCGGAGCCGCCAGGCGATGCCCCGCCGCCGGCGCCGCCGGTCGTTCCGCCCGATCACCCGCAGGCGCCCGACGTCCACCGGCCGCCGCCCATCGATCCCGAGCCGGACGATCCCCCCGTGATCGATCCGCCACCGGAGCCGGCGCGGGCCCCGATCCGCACCTGAGGTCCGGGCACTTCGTGATCGTCGGCGGCGATGCACCCCGTGGCTCGCGTCCGCCCCGGGCGGGATCGCGGCTCCCGGGGTCACACCTGGTCGGCGAACAGGCCCGCCACCGCCTCACGGAGACGCGCCGCCTCCCGTGCGTCGACGAGCGTCAGGTTGCTCTCCTCGTTGTGGGCGAACGAGCGGCTGTCGAAGTTCGTCGTGCCCACCGTGAGCCAGTGGCCGTCCACCACCATGACCTTGTGGTGCAGCATGCTGCGGTTGTATTCCAGGATCTCGACGCCCGCCTCCAGCAGCGCGCCGTAGCGGGCGACGCTGTTGTGGCGGGCGAGCCAGTTGTCGTTGCGCCGTCCGGACACCATGACCCGGACCCCGACGCCCCGACGCGCGGCCTCGACGAGCAGGTCGAGGCCCACGTCGTCCGGCACGAAATACGGGTTGGCGATGAGAATCGATCGGCGCGCGCAGGCGATGGCCAGGTAGTACATCGTCTGCACGTTCGAACCGCCGGTTTCGGGCGAGCTGAGAATCACCTGCAGCGCGTGGCGGCCGCGGGCCACGGGGGGCGGATAGCAGGCGCCGCCGTGCACCACTTCGCCGGTGCTCCGCTGCCAGTTGTGCGCGAAGCCGCTTTGCAGCCCGGTCACGGCCGGACCGCTGAACCGCACCATGACGTCGCGCCACTCCCGGGCCGCGCGCCTGGCCGCGCCAGTGATCGGCGATGCCCGCGCCGCCCGTGTACGCCACGAGGCCATCCACGACGAGCGTCTTTCGGTGGGTGCGGTTGTTGAAGCTGCCGAGGGTCCGCCAGCGCAGGGGGTTGTACCAGGCGATGTGGCAGCCGCCCTCCGTGAGCACGGTCAGGATGTCCTCGCCGATGTCGGCGGCCCCAACCGCGTCCAGCAGGATCATCACGCGCACGCCGCTGCCGGCGCGCTCCGCGAGCGCGCGCGCGAACGCCAGGCCGACCTCTCCCGCCCAGTAGATGTAGGCCTCGATGGCGATCGACGCGCGCGCAGCGGCGATGTCGTCGAGCATGCGCGGGTAGAACGCGTCGCCGTTGTGCAGGATCTCCACGCTGTTGCCGGAGAGGAACGGCGACGCCGTGGCGCCGGCCATCGTCGCCAGGAACTCCGGTGAGTCCACCGGCAGGTCGGGGTCGAGGCCGAAGCGGGGGGCTTCGGAGCGAGGCTGGACCAGGCGCGCCAGCGTCGACACGACGGCGGCCACGGCGGCGGCCCCCAGCGCTGGCGCGCGGCCAGCGCCACGGCCAGCGCGGCCCATGGCCACCAGAGCCACAGCAGCCGTCGCACGCGCGCGACCACGCCTGGTCGTCCCGCGGCGGGAGCGCGCGAGGATCCACGCGCCGGGCCTTGTAGCGGCGATGCGCGCGGACCGCGCGCCACATCCGCGGCCGGCTGCGGGGACGCTGGGGGCGCCGGCCGCTCCCAGACGGCGCGGGCCGGCCGCTACTCATGCGGGGCTGCGGTCACGGCGGGGCGCCGCGTGGCGCCGCGCGACGGGGTCGTCGTCATCGTCGGGGTCTCCAGTGCGCGCCGGTGCGGCGCGACCTGGCCACCGCAGGTGCAACGCGTGGGCCAGGGCCTGTCGCGACGGCGCCGGCTGGCACATCAGCTGCAGCACTCGTCCGTGGACCGTCCGTTCGACGGCCAGGGGATGACCGACATGAAGTACGGAGTCGCGTGGCTGCTGGGGGTGCCGGGGTCGATCGTCGCGCTGTGGTTCATCGCGAACCAGATGGGATGCGGTCTGTGATCCGTGGTTCGGGCACCAGCGGAGGGTAGCCGGCTACACATCCTGGGTCTGCCGGTGCGACCGGGCGCCTCGCGTCCGACGAGCGCCGGCGGCCCCACAGCGCCGCGGCCTCGCGCGACGGCGCCGCACCGACGGTCGTACGTGCGGCGCGGGCCGCCCCGCCATGTCGGCGGCGAAGCGGCCCGCGCGTGGACACGCCGGACTCGGCGGACGCGCCAGTCACGGACGCGCCCTGGCCACGGTCAGACGGGATTGCGGCCCTGGATGATGCGAATCAGCATCATCGCGATGGCAGATGACGAGCAGCAGATGGATGAAGCCGCCCATCGTGTAGGAGCTCACCATTCCGAGCAGCCACAGGACGACGAGAAGAATCAGGATCGTGTTCAACATGGGTCCTCCCAGGAATGTCGCAATCGACGCGGCGACGGCCGGCCTACGCGGTGGGTTCGACAGCACGCACCTTGCGCCGGGCCGATTCCACGGCCGCCCGGGCGCGCGACTCCAGCGATTCGGCGGCGGTGTTCACCGTCTCCCCGAGGTTCTCGAGCTGCACGCCCGCCCGCGCCGCCAGCGTCTCGTAGCGATCGGCGATCGCACGGCGCAGCGAGTCGACCGACTCGGCCAGGTCGGAGCGCAGCGCCACGCCGGTCTTTGGCGCCAACAGCAGCGCGAGCCCGGCGCCGACGAGGGCGCCCGAGAGGATGCCGGCGGCGAACCCCGGCCGGCTGTCACGTTCGGTGCGATGCATCACGGTCGTCCTTCCTCTGGAAATGTGAGACTCACGAGTGGCCGGGCGCCCGGCCCGCCCGCCAGCGGCGAAGCAGGCGGCGGGCCCCCGCGGCGGCGCCGGCCGCCAGCAGCGCGCGAGGCGCCGCGACGGTCGACGCCACGAGCCGCACGGCTCCGCTCACGTCGTCGATCACGCGTCCGGCGTGCCGGGCCGCGTCGCCGGCCTCGCTGCTGAACTGCGAGACCGACGTCGCGGCCGCCCGTACGTGCACGAGCGCTTCGTCGAGCCTGAGGTGCAGCTCCGCCGATTCCGCCCTGAGCGATGCCTGCAGCCGGCGCATCGTGATCCACGTCGCGACGCATGCGGCGACGACGACCATGGTCTGCACGGAAGCGGCCACGGCGATGGCAAGCAGGGCGGACTCGGTGAGGTTCTCCGGCATTGGCGTGCGCTCGGCGCGACAAGGAGCAGAGTTCGTGCCAGGGGAAAGGCGGGTCCGACACTTGCAGGTAGGTAACGCGTTACCCACTTCCGGAGTCCGACCACTCACGCGAGCACTAAGATATGAACGAGATGCACGACGAGTTGACGAGCAGGCGACGGGCGTGGCCCGGCGCGACGACGGCCGGCCAGGAGGCGCCGCGATGACGGGCCGGGTGGCGGTCGTCGACGACGATCGCGCGTTCACCGAGTACCTGGCGACCTGGCTGGGATCGCGCGGCCTGGCCGTGGACGTGTTCCACAGCGGCACCTCGCTGCTCGAGCGCCTGCGCGCGGGCGCCGCGCCCCACGTCGTGCTGCTCGACGTGGCCATGCCCGATCTGAACGGCCTCGACACGCTCCGCGCGATCCGGCAGTCGAACCCGGCGGCGCAGGTGATCATGCTGTCGGGCCGCAACGCGCCCGCGACCGTGATCGAGGCGGTGCGGCGCGGCGCCGCCGACTACGTCCTCAAGCCTGACGATCCTGATGGCGTGGGCGAAGCCGCGCTCGAATCCGCCATCAACAAAGCCCTCGAGCGCGAGGCGCTGGCGAGCGAGGTGGCGCGCCTGAGCGCCCTCAGGCGCGAGGATCCGACCGGCGTGCAGCCGTGCTGGGGTGCCGGGCCCGCCATGCAGCACGTGATGACCATGGTGGAGCGCGTGGCGGACAGCGACGTCAGCGTCCTCCTGCGCGGCGAAAGCGGCGTCGGGAAGGAAGTGATCGCCCGGGAGCTGCACCGCCGGTCGCCACGCCGCGCCCAGGACTACGTGAAGGTCAACTGCGCCGCGCTCCCGGCCGACCTCCTCGAGAGCGAGCTCTTCGGCTACGAGCGCGGCGCGTTCACGGGCGCCGGTGCGACGCGCATCGGCAAGTTCGAGGCCGCGCACAACGGGACGATCGTGCTGGACGAGATCGGCGAGATGCCGCCCGGCCTGCAGGCCAAGCTGCTGCACGTGCTGCAGGATCGCGCCTTCACGCGCCTCGGCAGCAACCGTCCCATCGAGGTGGACGTGCGCGTCATCTCGGCCACCAACCGCGACCTCGAGGCCATGATGCGCGCGGGGACGTTCCGCGAGGACCTCTACTATCGGCTTCAGGTGATCGAGCTGCGCATCCCGCCGCTGCGGGAACGGCGCGACGAGATCGCGCCCCTCGTCGAGTTCTTCATGGCGAAGTACGCGAGCGTGTACGGACGTCCGCCCGTCCGTCCGTCGGCGACGCTGCTGCACGCGCTCCAGCAGTACTCGTGGCCCGGCAACATCCGGGAGCTCGAGAACATGATGAAGCGCCTCGTGGTCCTGCAGGAGGAGCCGCTCATCCTCGCAGAGCTCGATCGGCTCGGCGCCACCGGCGCCCACGTCGTGGCCGCGCCCCCGCCCGCGCCGCCCGCCGACCCTCCGCCCGGCCCGCCCGCCGACGCCTCGACGCTGCCGCCGCCGGCGGTCCCCGCCTCGCCCCTGGCCGTCGATCCGCCGCCGGCGCCCGAGCCGGGCTCCACGCTGCCGCCCGCCCCCGTGCCGCCACCGACTGCCGCGAACGCTCCAGCGGCGCCAGACGTCGACGCCGGCGCGGCAGGCGCGCAGCCCGCGGCGGAGCCAGAACCCGCCCAGCCGGCGCCGGTCGGGCTCCACGCCGTGGCGAAGGCGGCCGCCCAGAAAGCCGAACGCCAGGCGATCCTCGAGGCCCTCGCGCGCTTCCGCTGGAACCGCCGCAAGGTGGCCGACCATCTCGACGTCAGCTACAAGACGCTCCTGACGAAGATGAAGGAGTGCGGCATCTCCGAGCCGGCGCCTGGTCCGTGACGGAGGGCACGACGACGCGGCGCCGCCCCTGAGGCATTCGCGTGACGATGCGGACGGCATCACCTTTGCGGCAGGGAGCGCCATGAACGACCTCGACCGCGTGCTCGACACGCTGCTGCACGACGTGCGGAGCCCGCTCGGCGTGGCAGGCGGCTACCTGCGCCTGATGCGCGAGCAGCGCTTGCAGGATGCCGAGGCGCTCGATCGCGCCATCGGCAAGACCCAGGATGCGCTGCGCGCCATCACGACGCTCTGCGCGGACGCCGCCGGCTGGCTCACGCCGCTGCCCGACGCCGAGGCCGCCACGGTCGAGACGTCCGCTTTCGCCGCGCGCGTGGCGGAGTCGGCGGGTGCGAGGGGCGTGACCGTGGATGTCTCCGCCGTGGCGTCAGGCGCCGTCCGGCTCGACGCCGCCGGCCAGACCGTGGCCGACGCCGTAGGCTCGCTCCTGGCCGCGCTGGCACGCGCCACCGAGGGCGCCTGTTCGGCAACGACCGAGGGCGGAACGCTGCAGTTCCGGGTGGACGCGCCCGGCCGGCCGCCGCGCGACGGCGCCTATGTGTTCGATCCGTGGGAGTTCCCGGGGCTCGCCCCCGCGCTGGCCTGCCGAACCATCCTGGCGGCAGCCGGGCGGGTCGACGGCGGCCCGCAGGCGTCGCAGGTGGTGCGCGTGTCGTTCCCGTGCGAAGCGAAGGCGCCGGAGGGCGACGATGCCTCCGGTCCCGGGTCCGACGTTCGCTGAAGCCGTCCGTCGCGCCGCGTCACGCCGGTGTCGTGGCCCCAGGGGCGGCGTGGCGTGTGCGGCGCTAGCCAGCGGCGCGCGTCCGGACGCCGCCGCCCAGGCGCGCGCGCGTCTCGGCGAGGGCCGCGGCGATGTCCCGCAAATCGGCCTCGTTGTCGATGCGTCGCCGTGCGTCGGCGGCGATCCGCTCCGCGTGATCGATCAGGGTCCGGTGCCGCGCCGGAGGCACGGTGACCGCGAGCTGTCCCAGCGCGTCGAGCAGCGCCAGGACCACCAGCCGGCTGCCGGCGCCGTAGGCCCGCAGGCCGTTGAAGACGAGGCCGGCGAAGTCGTCGAACTCGCGCTCGCGCACGACGACGCGCGCGCGCCCCGTGGCGTCGCGGATGACGCGGTCCGGCACCGGCTGCGCGCCCACGGCGGCAAGAGCCGCCGTGCACTGGTGCAGGCAGGAGAGGCTCGTGATCGGATCGTTGATGCCCGGCGACAGGGCCCGGATGCCGATCTCGATCAGCTGATCGAACTGGAACGCCAGATCCTGGACGGGCGTGCGCGCCTCGCCCACCGCAATCGCCCCCGTCAGGGCGTCGGCGATCCGGCGGCCGTCGGACGACGGCCAGCCCCCGGGGCGGCGCACGCGGGCCAGCGGAACGCCCGGGAACACGAAGTCCCCGGCCCGGCAGGCCACGCGGACCTCGACGTCGTGCGCGCATGCGGCGGCCAGGAGCGCGCCGTCGTCCACGAACTGGACGTAGCCCTTACGCGCGGCGGCCACGACGAAGTCGTCGACCGCCGTCACGTCCGGAAGGATGGTGGCGTCATGCTGATCCTGACGCTCCCGGGACCGGCGGGCGACGGACCTGTCGAGTTCGGCGGCCACCGACGCGATGGCCACCGGGGCCTGGATCGCGCGTGCCACGTGATGGAGGAAGTAGATGAGCACGCCGAGGCCGACCAGCGCGAGCACGAACGCGACCGACACGGTGAGGCGCGGGACGAAACGCGTGCCGGCGGCGTCGTCGACGGCGCCGAGCCCCACGAGGCAGTACGCGAAGGTGCCGATGAAGACGCCGAGGGCCAGCTTCGTGCCGCGATCGGCCATGAAGACGCGCATCACGCGTGGGCCCAGCTGGTTCGACGCCAGCGTCAGGGCGACCATCGTGGTGGAGAACACGAGCGCCGCAATCGTGATCATGGCGCCGGCAATGGCGCTCAACGCCGTCCGCGCGCCTGACGGACTCCCGCCGAACAGGAATCGCGCGGTGTCGGGGGCCTGGATGACCTCCGGCCACGCGGTGTCCGCGGAAATGGCGAGGAGGGCGCCGGCGATGCTGGCCACCGTGATCAGCACCGGCCAGAGCCAGAAGCTGGTGGTGACCTGCTCCCAGAGGAGGCGGAGGAACCCCCTCACGCCGGCGGACCCTCCGCCGCGGACGACGAGACGTGCAGGACGGCAAGCACTGGGGGCGTGCCTCGAAAATCGACCGGTGCCGGGCTACCCGGCCGCCGACGGGCGGGCCGTGCGGCTGATCCACTCGTCGTACTGACGCTGGGCCTCGTCACGCTCGATGCCGTAGCGCTCCTGGATGCGGCCCACGAGCTGCTCCGACGCGCCCTCGATCTGGTCCACGTCGTCGTTGGTCAGGCGGCCCCACTGTTCACGGACCTTCCCCTTCAGCTGCTTCCACTGCCCCTTCAGGGTATCTTCGTTCATACGGTCTCCTCTGTTGGTGTGTGCAGACGGCACTCCCAGAGGAGAAAAGCAGGAGGCGTGCCGGACTCGCCGCCGTGACGCGCCATCGGTCCGCCCCGCGCGCGGACGGCGGAACACAGCGACGTGGCCGGTCGCTAGCTGGCCGGCCCGGCGAGCCGGCGGATCTCGGCGACGAGGTCGTCCGGGTCGCACGGCTTCACGATCAGGCTGTCGAACCCGTCGGCCTGGGCGTCGCCGAGGTGCAGGCGCGCGTGGCCCGTCACGGCGATGAGGGGGATGTGCCGCGTGGCCGGATCGCCCTTGAGCGCCCGCGCCACCTCGGCCCCTGTCAGGCCCGGCATCTGGAGATCCATCACCACCACGTCGGGCTTGAGCGCCGTGGCCTTCTCGAGACCGGCCCGCCCGTCCGCGGCCGTGACGACGGTGAAGCCAGCGGCGCCCAGGAACATCTCCCAGACCTCCACGGCATCGGCGAAGTCGTCGACGAGCAGCACGGTCACGAGACAGCCTCGACGGGCACGGCCCTCAGCATACGACGGGGCGGTCAGTCCCGCGCCGGAACGACGGCCGCCGGCCAGGTCAGGACGAACGTCGTGCCGACGCCCTCCTCCGATTCCACGCGGACCGCGCCGCCCATCGCGTCCATGCATTCGCGCACGATCGAAAGCCCCAGTCCCAGGCCCTGGGTGCCGAGCTCGTCGTCCCGGTGCGCGTGCGCCCGCACGAACTGCTCGAAGATGAGCGCGCGGATGGCCGCGGGAATGCCGAGCCCGTTGTCCTCGACGAGGAGCTGGAGCTCGCCGTTGCCGGTGCGGTGCCGGAGG includes:
- a CDS encoding DUF2254 domain-containing protein translates to MRGFLRLLWEQVTTSFWLWPVLITVASIAGALLAISADTAWPEVIQAPDTARFLFGGSPSGARTALSAIAGAMITIAALVFSTTMVALTLASNQLGPRVMRVFMADRGTKLALGVFIGTFAYCLVGLGAVDDAAGTRFVPRLTVSVAFVLALVGLGVLIYFLHHVARAIQAPVAIASVAAELDRSVARRSRERQDQHDATILPDVTAVDDFVVAAARKGYVQFVDDGALLAAACAHDVEVRVACRAGDFVFPGVPLARVRRPGGWPSSDGRRIADALTGAIAVGEARTPVQDLAFQFDQLIEIGIRALSPGINDPITSLSCLHQCTAALAAVGAQPVPDRVIRDATGRARVVVREREFDDFAGLVFNGLRAYGAGSRLVVLALLDALGQLAVTVPPARHRTLIDHAERIAADARRRIDNEADLRDIAAALAETRARLGGGVRTRAAG
- a CDS encoding CsbD family protein, which codes for MNEDTLKGQWKQLKGKVREQWGRLTNDDVDQIEGASEQLVGRIQERYGIERDEAQRQYDEWISRTARPSAAG
- a CDS encoding response regulator; the encoded protein is MTVLLVDDFADAVEVWEMFLGAAGFTVVTAADGRAGLEKATALKPDVVVMDLQMPGLTGAEVARALKGDPATRHIPLIAVTGHARLHLGDAQADGFDSLIVKPCDPDDLVAEIRRLAGPAS